aatagtttttttaaaaattttatttggatattcattgataatagttttttttaattatttattctagAAAAAGGACTTTTGactaatctatatctatatatatatatatatatatatatatatatatatatatatatataaccgaaacctctgaaacttccacaatttttcacatctgcacaatatttaaataaaattatttttatttagtctaaacttaacaatgagttaaactctatctctctaacaagttcaacttaaactcaaactcatcattttttttaatcatttttttatataaaattatttttgtttagtctaaacTTAAGAAGGactaaaactctatctctttaacaagtccaatataaactcaaactcatctttatcatttacaaaaaaaaaaaaaatttgtttagttcaaacttaataaggagtgaaactctatctctctaacaagtttaacttaaactcaaactcaaactcaaatgttgataaaaaaaaaataaaataaaaaacttgaataaaCCCTCTATTAAGATTATCCTAGACGTGGCtttatttggataaatataaaaatcatcaactatTGATAAAGTTTAACTTCTTTGGATAATAGAACAATTCTATTGCAACTTCTTTAAAATCAATTTTCGTACATAAATCACCAAACTCTTTTTAGCTgttttttataagataaaaaaaacttgcaataattgaaattattcttttgaatgtaacccatatttttttatagactATAAGATTAGGAGACAATATAGTAGGCATAGCGAGTGAGCAACGTAATTTTCTTATCGATAATAGTTATAAGAGTACCAAATtgaggaaaatattaaaattaatttattttattttatttaaaaaaaaaaaaaaaaaaacataagaggAGAGTGTAACAACCATATCTCTTAGGATAAAGAAGATATGAACACCAAGGTGCTCACTAAGAATGAGGAAAACTCGAACCCAAGGCAAAAGTCTTGTCGAACCAAGGCCTAACCACTAAACTATCTACCATGTAGGTATTAATTTTCAATATAGAAGGTATGAATTAGCATGACAATAATTAATTTCACCAATGTCACTTCAACATCAAAATGAATTAATCATGGTTGAATTGCTTTTTTACAATTGGTGATACGTCGTTGGTTTGCAAgatttatgtttaaaaaaaagaagaagaagagaccaACTTAGGAAACAACCTGACCCTCAATTTAGCCATACGCCCCAAGTGCATCTGAATAGAGATTTACAGTATTAACGACCCACCACATTTTGATGTCAAGTTAGTGGCATATTATCAAGGCAAGTTGAGTGATTAATGCTTACAAACGAATCTATTGACAACGACCGACCAACAAaaaaccttgaaattttgtcTAGTTAGTACTATAGAGAAGAAACAACTAGTTTACGTTCCTGTGCAAAGGTAGGATGCACAATTTGACCAAaccaaacataaaaagaaaggaagtaCACAAATATATATCCAAAAGGCTGTATTCAGAATCAAGAAGGGGAAAAGAATGAGAACACAATTCTGCGTCCCCTGTTCTTttctataaatatttatatttatacattCTCACCATACAAGGTTTCATTTTTTCACTAGTCCAGTAAGAGCTTGTTGCTGCAATGGATAAAAGATCAGGGTGGCCTAAGAGTGTTTTTAGGAGCACTTATCCAAGGGGTACCTGCAATGGCAAATCTCCATAAAGCATTGACATGCTCAGGTAAAGCATATTCAATGCCAACACGTGGACCTATCAGTATCTTTTCAGGCTCTGGACCATCTAAGAGTTCTAAACCACCTGCGCCCACATGCTTTACTCATTTCAGAGCTGCATAAAGTCTATAAATGAAGTTCAAAGCTCAAAAGGTATGTGTTGGTAGGCTTACCAGGAGTGTAAAGGCAATGGTTAGACCATTCTGTTGTAAGACCCAATGCTTGACCAACCTAAAAACAGGGAAATATAAATATTGAGTAACTGAAACACCCAGTGACATGAAAGAGCAGTATATAAAGTCATCAAGAAGACTAATTTAGTTCTCTTCACCCTACAAggataagtgtttgtggggtgtgagggagcaagggtcggggttcaagtcttcaagagggagcttcacacacacatacacttagattatactagactagaatttctatcttgtattaaaaaaaaaaagaaaaaaaaaaagaaagaacatgtCATCTATTCATGTTCAGTTTTTCTAAAGTATGTTATTGCAGCCAAATAATTTTACGAAATGTAGTTATATTATTTTGGAATTTCTACATAGGCTCACtatcttttctctcaaaaaaagaaaagaaaagatattgtGTATCTAGCATACTGCATATGTAACCATCCTCTCACATAGAGGTGAGTGTGTAGAAATTACGAAGTATGGTTTCGTGTTAAAGAAAAGCCAAGGCAATACCAGCAGCTATTACTATGGTTCCAGACCCATTCAAGCAATAAAAACCTGAAAATTCCAATACTCATCATATTATGTACAGAAATTATTTACATTGCTAATCATATTTGTCAATCTCAGCTACAAATTTAAAGTGAGGTAACTTTAGCACTTGTGAACTTAAATTATGTAACTTATTCAGTTTATTAAACTGGTGAAGCTAATAATTTAGAAGTTccaagaaaaagtgaaaaagggCCAGAACCACTTGATTAATAAAAGtataatttaaaagataaagaagctaataaatatcataatcTAGCCTTCTTATTGATGAATGTTCATATTAAACTACTGTTACTGAACATCATAATTCTTCTGTTTTAACTCACACAACCACCCTgctgttgtgaaatttttgcaatttccaggttttcatttttattttgtttttcttttttttggtgtgcCATAAAAATTTTATGGATCTGTTgtgtcaattaaaaaaaaagtaagaagcGAAATTACTTCCATCAGCTTCATTTCTCAACCGAATTCCTCAACCTTTTGTCCCTTCTATATCAGGAAAATGTTTTGAAAGATGATTGTGTCATATGCATAACTGAAAGCATGGGTTAAATACATCATTTTTACCAAAAGCAAGTATTAAATAAAGAgctacatataaaaataaaagtaattatCATAGATAGTTccattatattataattatcaaatattGCAAATGTAACAATTTAAATACTTTCTCTAATTAATGAGGCACTTCATTACATTTTCTATCACTATTTTACACGGTGCTAATTTGAAGATTCTATATCGATATATCcctttaattcaaaataaatatatttacaGATTTCAATTCTACTGAATGAAAATACTGGATTGGCTCATCTACAAGGTAATATAtttaccaccgcacacctttggtgcgatggtcactccacaagtataagtgcttgtggggtgtgggggcaagggccgtgattcaagtctctaagagggagcttcacacacatatacacttagattaggctagagtagaattttatcttgtataaaaaaaaaaaaaaaaaaaaaaagagcaagaaTTAGCCATTATAAACTTGTTATgtgaaaaataatatgaaagaacacaacaatgcctagaaagaaaagacaagaaatTTGACCTTCCCAGGCCCAGAAAGAAGAACTGGCTTGTCAGTTTTCTGACCTCGACGCTGCTGAATGGTCTCCAATCCTGTGGTGATGTTAATGATGATAAGGAATTCTTTTAGAGGTAGTAAGCAAGATCATATTACAAAAAACCATATACATAAAGATAGAATAAGGGTCCTTGTACAAACTTATGCAATGTACAGATAAGGAAAAACGAGgagaagaaaattaataaaaaaggaagCGGCGAGTGAATAGCTGAAGTCTATGTAACAAgggtcccccccccccctccttctTTCCTTATGTAGGAAATTCTAATTCTCCATACTGTGGCAAAGAGTTGATGCGCTTATCCTATGTAAATTTTATTCAGGAGGGCATCATTACGAGCTATTTAATTAGTTCTACAATAAGTCATCAAGTAAATTTATGTGCAAAATTCATTTGCAAAGTTAATTACTAAAAGATATGAGTAGCAATCTCCATATACAACAACATATTCTTAGACCCCAAATTTTGGGGTCTGCTGGAAGGGGATGAATAATCTTTTTCAGCACCTGATCAGTGATCAATCGAACTAATGGGTTTGGTTAGTTGGGGTATGCCCAAGAGAGAAATGGCTGATTACAACACAAGATTACCTTAAACTCTGCCGATGATAATAATCATATTAgctttaaacatttaaaaattaccACATATGGGAGCACAAGAACGAATTAAGACAGCAGCACCAACTCCTTCCTTGTCAGCCACAACATTCAGCATTGAATGTAGTCCATAACACAAATATACATATGCATGTCCACCTGCTCCAAACTACACACATACCCAACAAAACCCATTTTCAATTACCAAATACATTCATAACAAAGCGAGTAAAAGACAAAGACTTTCTTtcatataatgaaaaaaatttaagaatttaaaaatcCTAGAAAGCAAACAAGTTGTGGAAAGTAGTATCTTACAACTGGGGCTGTTCTTGCTGTAACGCCAAATCGACCATGACAAGCCGAATCATTTGGTCTATAAGCTTCTACCTATTAATATCAAACTCCCAAATATTAAGAATTGAAAAGCGAAATCATGGGACAAAGTTTTGGTCGGAATTAAGTTACCTCGGTAATCTGAAGAACAACATCGTCCTTCCGAAGAAGTTTGCCAAGCAAGCGTGGAGCAAGGTCTAGAGAGTCAATCTGACAGAACTCAGGGGACAAGATTGTCAATTTGTCGATGGGTACGTCTGAGATTGGGAATGGATTTAGTTTGGGCTTGGGTTTGGCCCGAATGGTGACTGATTTGGAGCGGAGACTCGGTCGAGTTTCGTGTTCGGGTTCGGTGGTGGAAATGGGTTGCTTGAGTTTTCCAACTCGTTTGAATCGCTGGGTTTTGCTCATTTTCGTGGCTGTGAAGTGTGAAGGAAGCAAAGTGGAGCTATTGAACGACGAGATGATGATGACTTCTGGGGGTTTTTGGCGGGGACTCGTTCATAGATGGTATCTCATATCCTACTCATCcagtatattttttatttttttattttatttttataaaggaaaTAGGTAAACGAGTCTAATTGGACCAAAATATATAtggccaaatatatatatatatatatatatataaaagagagtgaGAATAAGAGGGTGTAGGATTATGGAAACAGTTTAATGGCATATATTGTTAAGAACGTAGAAGAGAGAACATGAACATAAGGAATAGTACACAGAACAAGATTCAATAAGCTTAGAGATATTATTagattcaatatcttttttacATCAGACATGAGAGACTATAAGAGACATCTTACAAGGGTTTTTTCCACTCTGCTCGTTCTAAAGATACAAGAGGCCTATTTATAGACAAAAACTTGCAGCCATAATGTACATTCAAATCCTAAGGAGTTTTCTACAAAAGATAGTAGGGGTTGGCTCTCTATTGATAAATGTCGAAGAAAGTGGGGTCCTGAAATTGGGTTGACAAATGTCAAACAGAGTCAAGGGGCCTGGGTTGTGGTAATCTTCATCGGATAGGCTTCtgacaaaagaagaaatatctTTGACCGCTGAAGATAAGGGAGGAACGTTTGAAGACATTTttgggacctttttttttttttttttttaagtgttagaGA
This genomic stretch from Castanea sativa cultivar Marrone di Chiusa Pesio chromosome 9, ASM4071231v1 harbors:
- the LOC142610951 gene encoding DNA-3-methyladenine glycosylase, giving the protein MSKTQRFKRVGKLKQPISTTEPEHETRPSLRSKSVTIRAKPKPKLNPFPISDVPIDKLTILSPEFCQIDSLDLAPRLLGKLLRKDDVVLQITEVEAYRPNDSACHGRFGVTARTAPVFGAGGHAYVYLCYGLHSMLNVVADKEGVGAAVLIRSCAPICGLETIQQRRGQKTDKPVLLSGPGKVGQALGLTTEWSNHCLYTPGGLELLDGPEPEKILIGPRVGIEYALPEHVNALWRFAIAGTPWISAPKNTLRPP